The Sphaerochaeta sp. genome segment GATGGTGGTATCTGGCAAACTGGTGATGGATCCCTCCATCACAAAGGACGTCTTGGAATTCATCGGACTGTTCGGGGATACGATGCAGACGGCTGAGGACAATACGGCGTTTGAGAAGGAAGTGGTTCCCGCCGTCTTCCAGATTTCCGCTCCGTGGGATGTGCCCAAGTATGAGGCGGCCGGTAAGGTGTATGGGATTGATGGGGATTATGTGTTCGGACCCGCGATCGTCAAACAGCAGGGAGATGTCCCCTACACGTTCGCTGATTCCAAAGGGTTGGTGTTCTACAAAGGCGGCAACGTGACGGAAGAGCAGCATCGCGCCGCGGTCACGTTCATCTCTTGGGTGTGGGGCAAGGAGAACAACGCCCAGACGGACCTTGACTGGTACAAGACGACCGGAATGCTCCCGGTACGCGGAGACACGATGGACAATCCCGTCCTTGCCCAGTACATCGGCCAGAAGCAGGTGTTGCAGGATGAGGCGGAGATGGTGAAGAACTCCATTCCGGCGATGGCGGATGCCCATATTTCCGAAATCCTCACCGCAATGGGAGAAGGCGGCCTTTCCCAATACGTTTCCGATTCCACCAAGAACACGTCGCTTGTTCCCCTGGATGCCACAACGTACGTACAGGGTATGATGGAAGCGATGAAAACGGCGGGATCGCTGCAATGATCGATTGGTCCCGGGAGGTTCCCGCATGAAAACAGACAGACAGTCCAGCAGGACGGGATGGCTCTTTTCCGTTCCGTTTCTTCTCAATCTCTTCGTGCTGTTTGCCATACCGCTCGTCTGGGCGGTATGGTTGGCGGGAACTGACTGGAACCTGATGTCCCTTTCCTGGAATTGGGTGGGGCTTGCCAATCTCAAGACGGCGCTGCGTGACGCGAATGTGCACAAGGTGTTTGTCAACGGATTGAAGTACCTGGTGGCCATCGTGCCGTTGGTTTGTGTCATCGGCATGCTGGTCGCCGAGGTGCTGCATCATCTCCCATCCCAGGTAAAAGGGATCTTCTCCGTGATTTTCTTCATCCCGTATCTGACCAGTGGCGTCGCCACCAGTGTGTTTGTCCGCTATTTCCTGAGTTACAGTTCTTCGTTGAACGTCTGGCTCCGTACGCGGTTCGGACTGACGGTCCAATGGTTCACTAATCCTCATACCGCCTTCTGGGTGATCGTTTTCATCATCGTCTGGAAGGTGTCCGGCTATTACGCGTTGTTCCTGTTCTCCTCGTTGGAGTCGATCCCGCCTGAGATTGGAGAGGCTGCGGAGATTGATGGAGCCACAGGATTGAAACGGTTTTTCAAGGTGACACTTCCCATGATTGCTTCATCGATGCAGAGCGTCATCATGCTGGCGACCGGTCTGGTGTACAGCATCTTCAGCGAACCATATTTGCTCACCGGGGGAGGACCGCAGAAGGCGACGCTCTCCTGGCAGTTGCTCCTGTATAACACGTCATTCGTCGGTTTCCGCTCCGGCTATGGTGCGATGATCGCCATTCTTCTGGGACTGTGTATTTTTGTGACGCTTCGGATTGTGGTTGGCGTGACCAACCGGTTCGTTGATGTGGAGAGGTAAAGATGGCACGAAAGAAAACAAAAACGAAATGGGTGGCGTTGGTCATTGCGCTTCTCTTGGCGTTTGTGGCGCTATTTCCCTACTACTACATGGTGATGCAGTCGCTGACTCCTTGGAAGCAGGTCGACGCATCCGTATTGCCTTCCGGGTTCACCATGGACAGTTATCGCTATCTGATGACCAACGGTGGCAGTGGGAACCGGATGATGTGGTTGCGGGCCATGGCCAACTCCTTGCTTGTCAGCATCGTCTCCACCTGTTTTTCCGTGGCGACCGGTCTTTTGACCGCCTACGCCATGACGAAGATCCGTTTTGCCGCTGCCCATGCGTTGTATGAGATCCTGTTGTTCCAGATGTTCTTCCCGACCATCATCCTGTTGGTTCCGCAGTACATGTTGCTGAAACCATTGGTCAATACATATGCCGGAATGATCATCCCGTACATCGTTTCCCTGTGGGCCGTCCTGATGTACTACAATTACTTCCGTACGCTTGCTTCCGACATGTTCGAGTCGGCCAGGATTGATGGAGCGAGCGAACTGCGCATCGCCTTTTCCATTGCGTTTCCTGTCTGTCGTTCCTTGTCCGTGATCGTCTTCCTTTCCGTATTCCTAGGGCGTTGGTCGG includes the following:
- a CDS encoding sugar ABC transporter permease, giving the protein MKTDRQSSRTGWLFSVPFLLNLFVLFAIPLVWAVWLAGTDWNLMSLSWNWVGLANLKTALRDANVHKVFVNGLKYLVAIVPLVCVIGMLVAEVLHHLPSQVKGIFSVIFFIPYLTSGVATSVFVRYFLSYSSSLNVWLRTRFGLTVQWFTNPHTAFWVIVFIIVWKVSGYYALFLFSSLESIPPEIGEAAEIDGATGLKRFFKVTLPMIASSMQSVIMLATGLVYSIFSEPYLLTGGGPQKATLSWQLLLYNTSFVGFRSGYGAMIAILLGLCIFVTLRIVVGVTNRFVDVER
- a CDS encoding carbohydrate ABC transporter permease codes for the protein MARKKTKTKWVALVIALLLAFVALFPYYYMVMQSLTPWKQVDASVLPSGFTMDSYRYLMTNGGSGNRMMWLRAMANSLLVSIVSTCFSVATGLLTAYAMTKIRFAAAHALYEILLFQMFFPTIILLVPQYMLLKPLVNTYAGMIIPYIVSLWAVLMYYNYFRTLASDMFESARIDGASELRIAFSIAFPVCRSLSVIVFLSVFLGRWSELMWDMLMAPDVKMQTLNVLMTTQFKPMGNLPGPMYAASVILTTPVVVLFLIFSRNFKEGIAMQFK